Proteins from a genomic interval of Anas platyrhynchos isolate ZD024472 breed Pekin duck chromosome 4, IASCAAS_PekinDuck_T2T, whole genome shotgun sequence:
- the LOC110352716 gene encoding uncharacterized protein, whose amino-acid sequence MGRPPPLRLLLILAALLPPPGARRAPPGGPPCAATRQAACGAGCGPVPWLCDGERQCPNGTDEMCDAPCGGDPHAWQCDDGRCVSSSWRCDGAADCPDGSDEQDCVCGAKKLQCPGTHHCIPHWELCDRHQDCEDGWDEEGCPLQPCLPGQWQCRNRVCIAAEWKCNGVDDCGDSSDEDVCAPCPAGMVRCDEGKCILESLMCNDEDDCLDGTDEPSTCGRSCFVRNGGCAETCADTHWGVQCSCGAGWVLQSDGQSCADVDECSLEYSPCSQLCRNTPGSFSCSCLQGYTLRHGTICEVADNSTQLLVAVGEDLALLDVRTQAYRPLLSTETEPRALVYDLLRETYYWLTEEGELCAHHPGKGARLLYADAGEVNSISVDWFTGQLYWASSHPAAICAGLGDGRGYVRVLGKDVAPEQLTVYPAARSLYWVNRGQRGRTVIAAAGMDGSNRRELTVVSMEEPVGLSLDYVAGRLYWISEYKESIETLRVDGSGRHSFPSVLRSHAEPLGLAVFESRFFWADGTELVSASRASPREHAVLLRAPVSAFTVLHVLQQPPRDTAACAPGLCSHLCLLSPVHPRGYQCACPEGLYLLPSGKCAELSIAYSSGKAISLVQVGPGPRSRRVQQWWEPLQLQDVDWQRLMLYGTDDHGTLLRLVGHAGRRETIETRLPVCSARVDVRSGSLYWLACNRRDIGVTQAPNMTSHVLHRARSSIQHLFLDWQRGALYWLAPGQPLQQLSLAGGDPRDAWNETWPGELPVAMDSRAFTLLWSSALGLRALSLTKRQAVTLAPSWPHGLVAAFEPYLVSVNKTSLLLWDRRTLALVLAVPAEGVQGAVAFVELELPAVPTSRAPALPLHPPVTTASRTSTSPASRTSPATTSTTRPPPPRKTTTAAPPTAAPTTSSTSTPAKTTPAPTTTTTTSTPTTTSVPATTQTTSTKVPSVQSPTTRSSTTTMRSTTSTTTLSVPPQPAAPRLTTSTQHPASPARPLPAVPHLSCPRTHVPCRDGTECVAQEYVCDGERDCADGSDEDGCAQLCDTPGAFHCVSGATCVGAGERCDGVPQCPDASDEAGCWSPTPDCALRCDAATRCVPESWLCDGHADCLDRADEQRCAPKECSPAEFPCRSGQCVALSLRCDGDRDCRDGSDEEGCAVPRPLLCRAGEVACPRSRQCVPQAWRCDGDTDCEDGTDEEDCPQEEGPCRDQQWGCSRDHECVPSAWRCDGEADCRDGSDEASCQPAPCPSHEYPCRLGVCLNVSLVCSGQQDCVNGSDEGGNCSLPCQLRCSQLCHPSPQGPRCYCAPGYRLAEDGLTCVDIDECTEWGERACSQTCLNAPGSYSCSCLPGYLLEPDGRVCKLGGPEPVLLVAVQSEVLSYGLRSGREEVLLATDKERIVFSLDYDPVERKVFWMDLATESISWQGLDSGKKGTLVKGVRSDCIAVDWLGRNLYWTDGAAGQVLATRLGAAWRGKPEYTVVLDGDMDQPHSLVLQPLAGVLYWSEVGSLPRLMEATMDGSRRHVLLAQGLGWPTALALDLPASKIFWLDEKLSSLGSARLDGTDVRVLQLGWVRSPFAAAVCEGQLYWSERKTWSVLRVDKAAGKNRTVLLKRHGQPHGLQVIHPALRPAVPNPCAARGCSHLCLLSARHSGQCRCPAGLTLAADETTCLPLHDSAFALLASPAAVMQVYLKDLPTTATSQGLPPHRALPLAKVGRLTAVDYMVKDKSLYFAEAGGDSIGLLRLKDSGRLSWQRAVAVEGSVSSLALDWLSGNLYWLGGQPASLQVAAPGGRWALQLLSEGLQGAAWLALCPRASTMCFVTAAGRRGPGNVVECAAMDGSGRRVLWRRARSPAGLAFGGAGTRLYWADRERGAIGSIELDGSHFRVVREGLHGLSLFAIGDGFLLWTTASTNGSSKVWHSRLEQAKSWWFPMEQELVALRIYSQISQEGTHGCAKSNGGCSQLCLPTPAGRQCRCALGYRLVRGVSCVLAPPCPAPLRACADLQSCISGEQLCDGHPDCADGSDESGCPSVEPKTQVPVVVAPSGISHTKEEKPAMPSAPPAPQQPVPSLPAAPGEHQEPFLVTPNTEEVLGAVPCSSETCNLRGDCAIEAGRVTCHCALGYRGDYCEEAEVQPVAGPIALGVAVLLLLAAAAVGALAYMRRQDRRRRTSSTASTRVLTLYHRESDPEEEDEEEEELPPKSDTFVNEAYDGKEELPAALGKGPPRPAPVFP is encoded by the exons atgggccgccccccgccgctccgcctcctcctcatcctcgcCGCCCTCCTGCCGCCCCCCGGGGCCCGCCGAGCCC cccccggcggcCCCCCGTGCGCTGCCACCCGGCAGGCAGCCTGCGGGGCTGGCTGCGGCCCCGTGCCCTGGCTGTGCGATGGAGAGAGGCAGTGTCCCAACGGGACGGACGAGATGTGTG ATGCTCCCTGTGGCGGGGACCCCCACGCGTGGCAGTGTGACGACGGCCGCTGCGTTTCCAGCAGCTGGCGGTGCGACGGAGCTGCCGACTGCCCGGATGGCTCCGACGAGCAGGACTGCG TGTGTGGGGCGAAGAAGCTGCAGTGTCCCGGCACTCACCACTGCATCCCGCACTGGGAGCTGTGCGACCGGCACCAGGACTGCGAGGACGGCTGGGACGAGGAGGGCtgtcccctgcagccctgcctgcccggGCAGTGGCAGTGCAGGAACAGGGTGTGCATCGCGGCCGAGTGGAAGTGCAACGGGGTCGACGACTGCGGCGATTCCTCGGACGAAGACGTCTGTG ccccctgcccggccgGCATGGTGAGGTGCGACGAGGGGAAGTGCATCCTGGAGTCCCTGATGTGCAACGATGAGGATGACTGCCTGGACGGCACCGATGAGCCCAGCACGTGCG GGCGGAGCTGCTTTGTGCGCAACGGGGGCTGCGCGGAGACGTGTGCTGACACCCACTGGGGCGTGCAGTGCTCCTGCGGGGCCggctgggtgctgcagagcgacgggcagagctgtgctg ATGTAGACGAGTGCTCCTTGGAGTacagcccctgcagccagctGTGCCGGAACACGCCGGGATCTttcagctgctcctgcctccaggGCTACACGCTGCGCCACGGCACCATCTGCGAGGTGGCAG ACAACTCCACGCAGCTCCTGGTGGCCGTCGGGGAGGACCTGGCTCTTCTGGACGTGCGGACCCAGGCGTACCGACCCCTGCTCTCCACCGAGACCGAGCCCCGTGCCCTGGTGTACGACCTGCTCCGGGAAACCTACTACTGGCTGACGGAAGAGGGTGAACTCTGCGCCCACCACCCGGGGAAGGGAGCACGGCTTCTCTACGCAG atGCTGGGGAGGTGAACAGCATCTCCGTGGACTGGTTCACGGGGCAGCTGTACTGGGCCAGCAGCCACCCCGCGGCCATCTGTGCGGGGCTGGGTGATGGCCGGGGCTAcgtcagggtgctggggaaggacgTGGCCCCGGAACAGCTGACAGTGTACCCCGCTGCGAG GTCCCTGTACTGGGTCAACCGTGGGCAGAGGGGCCGGACGGTCATCGCTGCAGCCGGCATGGACGGCTCGAACCGCCGGGAGCTCACGGTGGTGTCGATGGAAGAGCctgtggggctgagcctggACTACGTGGCCGGCAGGCTGTACTGGATCAGCGAGTACAAGGAG TCCATCGAGACGCTGCGGGTGGATGGCAGCGGGCGCCACTCCTTCCCCTCCGTCCTGCGGAGCCACGCCGAGCCGCTGGGCCTGGCCGTCTTCGAGAGCCGCTTCTTCTGGGCCGACGGCACCGAGCTGGTGTCTGCCAGCAGGGCCTCTCCCCGGGAGCACGCCGTGCTGCTGCGGGCCCCCGTCTCGGCTTTCACGGTGCTGCacgtgctgcagcagcctccgC GGGATACCGCTGCCTGTGCTCCGGGTCTGTGCAGCCACCTCTGCCTCCTGTCCCCTGTGCACCCCCGGGGCTATCAGTGTGCCTGTCCAGAGGGCCTCTACCTCCTGCCCTCGGGGAAGTGTGCAg AGCTGTCCATCGCCTACTCCTCAGGGAAAGCCATCTCCCTGGTGCAGGTGGGCCCCGGGCCACGCAGCCGACGAGTGCAGCAGTGGTGGGAGCCCCTCCAGCTGCAGGACGTGGACTGGCAGAGGTTGATGCTCTACGGGACGGATGACCACGGGACGCTGCTGCGCCTCGTGGGGCACGCCGGGAGGAGAGAAACCATCGAGACCAGGCTGCCAG TCTGCTCTGCCCGCGTGGACGTCCGCTCGGGGAGCCTGTACTGGCTGGCGTGTAACCGGAGGGACATCGGGGTGACCCAGGCGCCCAACATGACCTCGCACGTCCTGCACCGCGCTCGCAGCAGCATCCAGCACCTCTTCTTGGACTGGCAGCGGGGGGCTCTGTACTGGCTGGctcctgggcagcccctgcagcagctcagcctgGCGGGGGGGGACCCGCGGGATGCCTGGAACGAGACCTGGCCTGGAGAGCTGCCCGTGGCCATGGACAGCAGGGCCTTCACCCTGCTCTGGAGCTCAGCCCTGG GCCTGAGGGCACTGAGCCTGACCAAACGGCAAGCGGTCACCCTGGCACCCAGCTGGCCCCATGGCCTCGTGGCTGCCTTCGAGCCCTACCTGGTGTCTGTCAACAAGACgtctctgctgctctgggaCCGGCGGACGCTGGCCCTCGTGCTGGCCGTGCCAGCAGAAGGCGTGCAGGGAGCGGTGGCCTTcgtggagctggagctgcctgcag TGCCAACGAGCAGAGCGCCTGCCCTGCCGCTCCACCCACCCGTGACCACTGCGTCGAGGACGAGCACGAGCCCTGCCTCGAGGACAAGCCCggccaccacctccaccacacGACCTCCACCACCACGCAAGACGACCACCGCTGCGCCTCCCACCGCAGCGCCAACCACCTCCAGCACGTCCACGCCGGCCAAAACCACCCCTGcaccaaccaccaccaccaccacgtcCACCCCAACCACCACCTCTGTGCCCGCCACCACCCAAACAACATCAACCAAGGTCCCCTCTGTGCAGTCACCCACCACGAGgagctccaccaccaccatgaGGAGCACCACGAGCACCACCACCCTGTCCGTGccaccccagcctgctgccccaCGGCTAACCACGAGCAcgcagcacccagccagccctgcacgccccctccccgccgtcCCCCACCTCTCCTGCCCTCGCACACACGTGCCCTGCCGTGACGGCACCGAGTGCGTGGCGCAGGAGTACGTGTGTGACGGGGAGAGGGACTGTGCGGACGGCTCTGATGAGGACggctgtgcccagctctgcGACACCCCAG GGGCCTTCCACTGCGTGAGCGGCGCCACGTGTGTCGGGGCGGGCGAGCGGTGCGATGGGGTGCCGCAGTGCCCCGACGCCTCGGACGAGGCGGGCTGCTGGAGCCCCACGCCGGACTGTGCCCTGCGCTGCGACGCCGCCACCCGCTGCGTCCCCGAGAGCTGGCTGTGCGACGGCCACGCCGACTGCCTGGACCGTGCCGACGAGCAGCGCTGCG CGCCCAAGGAGTGCAGCCCAGCTGAGTTCCCGTGCCGCAGCGGGCAGTGCGTGGCCCTGTCCCTGCGCTGTGACGGGGACCGGGACTGCCGGGATGGCTCGGACGAGGAGGGCTGCGCGGTGCCGCGGCCCCTGCTGTGCCGCGCGGGCGAGGTGGCGTGTCCCCGCAGCAGGCAGTGCGTGCCCCAGGCCTGGCGCTGCGATGGGGACACCGACTGCGAGGACGGCACGGATGAGGAG GACTGTCCCCAGGAGGAAGGGCCGTGCCGTGACCAGCAGTGGGGCTGCTCCCGGGACCACGAGTGCGTCCCCAGCGCCTGGCGGTGCGACGGAGAGGCGGACTGCAGGGATGGCAGCGACGAGGCCAGCT GCCAGCCCGCTCCGTGTCCGAGCCACGAGTACCCCTGCAGGCTGGGGGTCTGCCTCAACGTCTCCCTGGTGTGCAGCGGGCAGCAGGACTGCGTGAACGGCTCAGACGAGGGGGGGaactgctccctgccctgccagctaCGCTGCTCACAACTCTGCCACCCTTCACCCCAGGGCCCC CGATGCTACTGTGCCCCTGGCTATCGGCTGGCTGAGGACGGCCTGACCTGCGTGGACATAGATGAGTGCACGGAGTGGGGTGAGCGAGCCTGCAGCCAGACCTGCCTCAACGCCCCGGGGTCCTacagctgcagctgcctccCTGGCTACCTGCTGGAGCCCGACGGCCGCGTCTGCAAGCTGGGTG GACCAGAGCccgtgctgctggtggccgtGCAATCAGAGGTGCTGTCCTACGGCCTGCGGAGCGGGCGcgaggaggtgctgctggccaccGACAAGGAGCGCATCGTCTTCTCGCTCGACTATGACCCAGTGGAGAGGAAAGTTTTCTGGATGGATCTGGCCACGGAGAGCATCAGCTGGCAGGGCCTCGACTCGGGCAAGAAGGGCACGTTGGTGAAAG GGGTGAGGTCAGACTGCATCGCTGTGGACTGGCTCGGGAGGAACCTGTACTGGACGGACGGGGCAGCGGGGCAGGTGCTAGCCACccggctgggggctgcctggcGAGGGAAACCAGAGTACACCGTGGTGCTGGATGGAGACATGGACCAGCCCCACTCCCTGGTGCTCCAGCCTCTAGCAGG GGTGCTGTACTGGTCCGAGGTGGGGAGCCTCCCCCGCCTGATGGAGGCCACCATGGACGGGAGCCGGCGGCACGTGCTGctggcccaggggctgggctggcccaCGGCGCTGGCCCTTGACCTCCCCGCCTCGAAGATCTTCTGGCTGGATGAGAAACTGAGCAGCCTGGGTTCCGCACGCCTGGACGGCACGGACGTGAGG gtgctgcagctgggctgggtcCGGAGCCCCTTTGCCGCAGCAGTGTGCGAGGGGCAGCTCTACTGGTCGGAGAGGAAGACGTGGTCAGTGCTGCGGGTGGACAAGGCTGCTGGCAAGAACAGGACCGTGCTGCTCAAGCGGCACGGGCAGCCCCACGGCCTCCAG GTGATACACCCAGCCCTGCGCCCGGCGGTCCCCAACCCGTGCGCGGCACGTGGCTGCTCCCACCTGTGCCTGCTGAGTGCCCGGCACTCCGGGCAGTGCCGCTGCCCTGCCGGGCTGACCCTGGCTGCCGATGAGACCacctgcctgcccctccacGACTCAGCCTTCGCCCTCCTCGCATCACCAGCAGCCGTGATGCAG GTCTACCTGAAGGATCTGCCCACAACAGCCACGTCCCAAGGCCTCCCTCCACACCGGGCCCTGCCGCTGGCCAAGGTGGGGCGCCTGACCGCCGTCGACTACATGGTGAAGGACAAGAGCCTGTATTTCGCCGAGGCGGGGGGCGACTCCATCGGGCTGCTGCGCCTGAAGGACTCGGGCCGGCTCTCCTGGCAGCGGGCGGTGGCCGTGGAGGGCTCGGTATCCTCCCTGGCCCTGGACTGGCTGAGTGGAAACCTCTACTGGCTCGGGGGTCAGCCGGCCAGCCTCCAGGTGGCTGCGCCCGGCGGGCGCtgggccctgcagctgctcagcgaggggctgcagggggctgcctGGCTGGCCCTGTGCCCTCGCGCCTCCACCATGTGCTTCGTCACCGCGGCGGGGAGGCGAGGGCCGGGAAACGTGGTGGAGTGCGCGGCCATGGACGGCAGCGGCCGCAGGGTGCTCTGGAGGAGAGCCCGGTCCCCTGCCGGCCTCGCCTTCGGGGGTGCCGGCACCAGGCTGTACTGGGCAGACCGGG AGAGGGGTGCGATCGGCAGCATCGAGCTGGACGGTTCCCACTTCCGAGTGGTGCGGGAGGGGCTGCACGGCCTCTCGCTCTTTGCCATCGGGGACGGCTTTCTGCTCTGGACCACGGCCTCAACGAATG GCTCCAGCAAGGTCTGGCACAGCCGCCTGGAGCAGGCCAAGAGCTGGTGGTTCCCcatggagcaggagctggtAGCCTTGAGGATTTACAGCCAGATCTCACAAGAAG GCACCCACGGCTGTGCGAAGAGCAacgggggctgcagccagctctgcctgcccacCCCCGCGGGGCGGCAGTGCCGCTGTGCCCTCGGGTACCGCCTGGTGCGCGGGGTGAGCTGCGTGCTGGCCCCGCcgtgcccggccccgctgcgggcTTGTGCTGACCTCCAGAGCTGCATCTCCGGAGAGCAGCTCTGCGACGGGCACCCCGACTGTGCTGACGGCTCCGATGAATCGGGCT GCCCCTCTGTGGAGCCGAAGACGCAGGTTCCCGTGGTGGTGGCACCCTCAGGCATCTCCCACACGAAAGAGGAGAAACCAGCcatgccctcagccccccctgCGCCTCAGCAGCCCgtccccagcctgcctgcagcccctggggagcaCCAAGAGCCCTTCCTGGTAACCCCCAACACcgaggaggtgctgggggccGTGCCCTGCAGCAGCGAGACGTGCAACCTGCGCGGGGACTGCGCCATCGAGGCCGGGCGGGTGACCTGCCACTGCGCCCTGGGCTACCGCGGGGACTACTGCGAGGAGGCCGAGGTGCAGCCGGTGGCAGGACCCATCGCCCTGGGGGTGGccgtgctcctgctgctggccgccGCTGCCGTGGGGGCCCTGGCCTACATGCGGAGGCAGGACAGGCGGAGGAG GACCTCGAGCACCGCTTCCACCCGCGTGCTCACCCTGTACCACCGTGAAAGCGACCCCGAGGaagaggacgaggaggaggaagagcttCCCCCCAAAAGCGATACCTTTGTGAACGAAGCTTATGACGGGAAAGAG gagctgccagccGCACTTGGGAAGGGACCGCCTCGCCCCGCTCCTGTATTTCCATAA